In the genome of Paenibacillus pabuli, one region contains:
- the coxB gene encoding cytochrome c oxidase subunit II — protein MMKQWQVAKRILPLLAVLSLLLSACGREDLSVMKPQGPVAQGQYDLMKLSITIMIVVLIIVFAIAAYVLIRFRRRAGQNEMPEQVEGNFKLEVIWTAIPLLLVIVLAVPTVKTIFAQGEDLSNDKNAIQVKVTSHQYWWEFTYPQYDVTTAQDLIIPTGKKIAFELKTADVLHSFWVPSLAGKMDTNPDGTLNKFSFSAPNEGVYRGKCAELCGRSHAFMEFKVKAVSQESFDKWVNEMKAPAVLPEDTQLAEKFKTNCLSCHAVGDQGGPVAPNLTGIGGKQSVAGILLNQGEGQEDGNPVLDNMKEWLHDPQSVKPGNTMPNPKDLGLTDEEIDGIAEYLANYKLDYE, from the coding sequence ATGATGAAACAGTGGCAGGTTGCAAAGCGAATTCTCCCCTTGCTGGCGGTGCTCTCTTTGCTGCTATCCGCATGCGGGCGGGAAGACTTGTCAGTAATGAAACCTCAGGGTCCTGTGGCGCAAGGCCAATATGATCTGATGAAGCTGTCCATTACGATTATGATCGTGGTGCTCATCATTGTATTTGCTATTGCTGCGTATGTGTTGATCCGGTTTCGCAGACGAGCCGGGCAGAATGAAATGCCCGAACAGGTTGAAGGCAATTTTAAGCTGGAAGTAATATGGACAGCCATTCCGTTGTTACTCGTCATTGTCCTGGCAGTACCGACGGTAAAAACAATTTTTGCCCAAGGCGAAGATCTGTCCAATGACAAAAATGCAATTCAGGTCAAAGTCACCTCGCATCAGTACTGGTGGGAATTCACTTATCCTCAATATGATGTAACCACCGCTCAAGATCTCATCATCCCGACCGGAAAGAAAATCGCATTCGAATTGAAAACCGCTGACGTGCTTCACTCCTTCTGGGTGCCGTCACTTGCGGGTAAAATGGACACAAACCCGGATGGAACGCTTAACAAGTTCAGCTTCTCGGCGCCTAATGAAGGCGTTTACCGAGGTAAATGTGCTGAATTATGCGGCAGATCGCATGCCTTTATGGAATTCAAGGTAAAAGCGGTCAGCCAGGAGTCCTTCGACAAATGGGTCAATGAAATGAAAGCTCCGGCAGTACTTCCGGAAGATACCCAATTGGCTGAGAAGTTCAAAACGAACTGCCTTTCTTGCCATGCAGTTGGGGATCAGGGTGGGCCAGTTGCGCCTAACCTTACAGGTATCGGCGGGAAGCAATCCGTGGCAGGCATTTTGCTGAATCAGGGCGAAGGCCAGGAAGACGGTAATCCGGTGCTCGACAACATGAAAGAATGGCTCCATGATCCACAATCCGTGAAGCCGGGCAATACGATGCCGAATCCCAAAGATCTTGGACTCACAGATGAAGAAATCGACGGAATTGCCGAATATCTGGCCAATTACAAATTGGACTATGAATAG
- a CDS encoding cytochrome (ubi)quinol oxidase subunit III: protein MTTSHAEPVNGKLPHEPEKATLEGRNKLVGFWLFLGGETVLFGTLFATFLALRGQTNEGPTANELFHLPLVAAATFILLVSSLTSVFAIQAMHKGNRNALALWLGITVVLGLGFLGLEIYEFYEYVKHKEFGMTTSAFSSAFYTLVGFHGAHVAFGIMWIGLIIGQLFRKGLTVVTAPKVYVSAMYWHFIDVVWVFIFTVVYLLGKVG, encoded by the coding sequence ATGACAACTTCACATGCCGAACCGGTAAACGGCAAGCTGCCGCATGAGCCGGAAAAGGCAACGCTGGAAGGGCGCAACAAGCTTGTTGGCTTCTGGTTGTTCCTTGGCGGCGAGACCGTATTGTTCGGAACCCTCTTCGCGACCTTTTTGGCCCTCCGTGGCCAGACGAATGAAGGTCCCACGGCGAATGAATTGTTCCATCTGCCGCTTGTGGCAGCAGCGACCTTTATTCTCCTCGTCAGCAGTTTGACAAGTGTATTTGCCATCCAGGCTATGCATAAGGGGAACCGCAATGCTCTTGCTCTCTGGCTTGGTATTACCGTTGTACTGGGTCTCGGATTCCTCGGTCTGGAAATTTACGAGTTCTATGAATATGTGAAACATAAAGAGTTCGGCATGACGACAAGTGCATTCAGTTCAGCGTTCTATACGCTGGTTGGGTTCCACGGAGCTCACGTTGCATTCGGTATTATGTGGATCGGGCTCATTATCGGGCAGCTGTTCAGAAAAGGATTAACGGTCGTAACTGCACCTAAAGTATACGTCTCCGCAATGTATTGGCACTTTATTGACGTGGTCTGGGTGTTTATCTTTACGGTCGTGTACCTGCTCGGAAAGGTGGGGTAA
- a CDS encoding transposase, translating into MDQKEKEMLPLSHEKVEVDGIYTNEAGQEEHLHRGQHFPADPVLGKTEWELTEFAFDNHHEGRTDERLVPKENDTDKIGKITHPRRHFQRGDR; encoded by the coding sequence ATGGATCAGAAAGAAAAAGAAATGCTGCCCCTTTCGCATGAAAAGGTGGAAGTGGACGGGATATACACCAATGAAGCAGGACAAGAAGAACATCTGCATCGCGGACAACACTTCCCGGCCGATCCCGTTCTCGGCAAGACCGAGTGGGAACTGACGGAATTCGCTTTTGACAACCATCATGAAGGTCGTACTGACGAGCGTTTGGTTCCCAAAGAGAATGACACCGATAAAATCGGCAAGATCACTCACCCACGAAGACACTTTCAGCGTGGCGACCGTTAA
- the ctaD gene encoding cytochrome c oxidase subunit I has protein sequence MDWITTVDHKKIAVLYLIAGGFFFGIGGIEAILIRIQLMKPMNDFVSAQVFNELITMHGTTMIFLGVMPIIFAVMNAVVPLQIGARDVAFPFVNALGFWTFLFGGLLLNLSWLMGGAPDAGWTSYTPLSGSEYSGTHGVDFYTIGLQIAGLGTLIGGINFLATIITMRAPGMSYMRMPMFTWTTFITSAIILFAFPAITVGLVLLTFDRILGANFFDVAGGGNPVLWQHIFWIFGHPEVYILILPAFGIISEVIPTFARKRLFGYSSMVFATILIAFLGFMVWAHHMFTTGLGTVANALFSISTMLIAVPTGIKIFNWLFTMWGGQIRFTAANLFAVGFVPTFVMGGVTGVMLASAPADFQFHDTYFVVAHFHYVIVGGLVLGLFSGLHYWWPKMFGRVLSETLGKWTFWTFMIGFQLTFFVQHFLGLMGMQRRIVTYLPNQDFDLLNLVSSVGAFLMGVGVIMFLVNIVITTRKPADAPNDPWEDGRTLEWSIPSPPPEYNFKQTPLVRGIDAYWKEKMAGHTEMTPAEPVGSIHMPSATPLPFVMSVGIFIAGLGLMFSKDDFGNAFMNGLFNNYIVVIIGLLITFGAMALRSLYDDHGWHIEPEDQDEKGVRT, from the coding sequence ATGGATTGGATTACCACCGTCGATCACAAAAAAATCGCTGTGCTTTACTTAATTGCAGGTGGATTTTTCTTTGGAATCGGCGGCATTGAAGCCATTTTGATTCGGATTCAGCTCATGAAACCGATGAATGATTTTGTGTCGGCACAGGTCTTCAACGAATTGATTACCATGCACGGAACAACGATGATTTTCCTTGGTGTCATGCCTATTATTTTTGCCGTTATGAATGCCGTTGTGCCTTTGCAGATTGGGGCGCGGGACGTAGCTTTCCCTTTTGTTAACGCGCTGGGCTTCTGGACGTTCCTGTTTGGCGGACTGCTCTTGAACCTCAGCTGGTTGATGGGAGGAGCACCGGATGCCGGCTGGACTTCGTATACGCCACTCTCTGGCAGCGAGTACAGTGGGACGCACGGTGTGGATTTCTATACGATAGGTCTCCAGATCGCCGGTCTGGGCACGCTCATCGGGGGTATTAACTTTCTCGCGACCATCATTACGATGCGTGCACCGGGAATGTCCTATATGCGGATGCCGATGTTTACCTGGACCACATTCATTACATCAGCCATCATCCTTTTTGCATTCCCTGCCATTACGGTAGGACTTGTATTGTTAACGTTTGACCGTATACTGGGAGCCAACTTCTTCGATGTTGCAGGTGGCGGTAACCCGGTACTCTGGCAGCATATCTTCTGGATCTTCGGGCACCCGGAAGTATACATTCTCATATTGCCAGCATTTGGTATTATCTCTGAGGTTATTCCAACCTTTGCACGTAAAAGATTGTTTGGTTACAGCTCCATGGTGTTTGCAACGATCCTGATTGCCTTCTTGGGATTCATGGTATGGGCGCATCACATGTTTACGACAGGTTTGGGAACCGTCGCGAATGCATTGTTCTCGATATCTACCATGCTGATTGCTGTACCAACAGGGATCAAAATATTTAACTGGCTCTTTACGATGTGGGGTGGACAGATCCGTTTTACGGCAGCAAATCTGTTTGCTGTAGGATTCGTTCCAACCTTCGTTATGGGTGGGGTTACCGGTGTCATGCTGGCCTCTGCGCCTGCGGATTTCCAGTTCCATGATACGTACTTTGTTGTCGCTCACTTCCATTACGTTATCGTTGGTGGATTGGTGCTAGGTTTGTTCTCAGGGTTACATTACTGGTGGCCGAAGATGTTCGGTCGCGTCCTGAGCGAAACGCTCGGGAAGTGGACGTTCTGGACGTTCATGATCGGTTTCCAACTAACGTTCTTTGTACAGCATTTCCTTGGTTTGATGGGGATGCAGCGTCGGATCGTTACATACTTGCCGAATCAGGATTTTGACCTGCTTAACCTGGTCAGCTCCGTTGGTGCATTCCTGATGGGTGTCGGGGTTATCATGTTCCTCGTGAACATCGTAATTACAACGAGAAAACCAGCAGATGCACCGAATGATCCGTGGGAAGATGGCCGTACGTTGGAATGGTCGATTCCGTCTCCACCACCGGAATACAACTTTAAGCAGACGCCTCTGGTACGTGGAATTGATGCGTATTGGAAGGAAAAGATGGCAGGACATACGGAGATGACACCGGCCGAACCTGTAGGTTCGATCCATATGCCGTCAGCGACTCCACTGCCGTTTGTAATGTCTGTCGGTATATTCATTGCCGGACTGGGTCTCATGTTCAGCAAGGATGATTTTGGGAATGCGTTTATGAACGGATTGTTCAACAATTATATTGTGGTCATTATTGGCCTTCTGATTACATTTGGTGCAATGGCGCTGCGGTCACTCTACGATGATCATGGCTGGCATATCGAACCGGAGGATCAGGATGAGAAGGGGGTTAGAACATGA
- a CDS encoding cytochrome C oxidase subunit IV family protein, with the protein MSVQDKSDQQPVKHRHRAEGPQKHVVVFIFSIVLTLIAFAAAAAGGVNTTFTIIILVVMAILQVFVQLGYWMHLKDKGHLMPILFMCFGFFVAFTCIIMALYWVWW; encoded by the coding sequence ATGTCGGTACAGGATAAGAGTGACCAGCAGCCTGTGAAGCATCGTCACCGGGCGGAAGGGCCACAGAAACACGTCGTTGTTTTTATTTTCTCGATCGTCCTGACGTTAATTGCGTTCGCGGCTGCTGCCGCGGGAGGAGTTAATACGACCTTTACCATTATTATTTTGGTGGTTATGGCAATCCTTCAGGTGTTTGTGCAGCTTGGTTACTGGATGCACTTGAAGGATAAGGGGCATTTGATGCCGATCCTGTTCATGTGCTTCGGATTTTTCGTAGCTTTTACGTGCATCATTATGGCACTCTATTGGGTTTGGTGGTAA
- the map gene encoding type I methionyl aminopeptidase, producing MHVDPILKTKEEIGYMREAGRILRSCHDLIEKWLAPGVTTGDIDERVEAFLAKNGATPEQKGYRGYPYATCASVNEVVCHGFPNDRKLVEGDVVTIDMVVNKDGWLADSAWTYGIGEQRRSIRKLMNRTEKALHKAIAQAVPGNTLGDIGNAIERTARLYRYGIVKPLIGHGIGQYIHEPPNVLPYGKRRSGMMLTEGMVITIEPIFTKGSSGAVVWDEDGWTVRTVDGSWGVQYEHTVAITSDGPLILTDGT from the coding sequence ATGCATGTGGACCCCATTTTGAAAACGAAAGAAGAGATTGGCTACATGCGGGAAGCGGGACGAATCCTGCGAAGCTGTCACGATCTTATTGAAAAGTGGCTCGCCCCTGGTGTAACGACGGGAGACATTGATGAGCGGGTAGAGGCTTTTTTGGCTAAGAACGGGGCCACACCTGAGCAAAAGGGATACAGGGGCTATCCTTATGCGACATGCGCTTCAGTTAATGAAGTGGTTTGCCACGGCTTCCCGAATGATCGGAAACTGGTCGAAGGGGATGTGGTGACCATTGATATGGTGGTGAACAAAGATGGCTGGCTTGCCGATTCTGCCTGGACGTATGGGATCGGTGAACAACGCAGGTCCATTCGCAAGCTGATGAATCGTACAGAAAAGGCCCTGCATAAGGCGATAGCACAGGCCGTACCAGGAAATACGCTGGGGGATATCGGGAACGCGATTGAACGGACAGCAAGGCTGTATCGTTATGGGATTGTGAAGCCTCTTATTGGTCATGGGATCGGCCAATATATTCATGAACCCCCGAATGTACTCCCTTATGGGAAGCGGAGATCGGGCATGATGCTCACGGAGGGCATGGTCATCACGATCGAGCCCATATTTACCAAGGGAAGCTCTGGAGCGGTTGTATGGGATGAAGACGGATGGACAGTGAGAACAGTGGATGGAAGCTGGGGCGTCCAGTATGAGCATACGGTAGCCATCACAAGTGATGGTCCTCTTATACTGACAGACGGGACTTGA
- a CDS encoding M48 family metallopeptidase, giving the protein MNRNADERSPDRLLEEFKYNVNRELPFTKQRFYTYLVALTVHLSTLSILGVAIFFFSTNSTWLGIFGIALLSLWITIILPYRKRLPGRVISRDEYPELYGMIDEIGDRLNVPPVDMVIISEEYNAYNLYLKRKKRALVLGIPFFAALTLQEKIAAISHHMSQFAHPNISNSSLVERAMHVLNSWIDTVDPQGSGLLYWVVFPLIILRLLLFAVIGGIYVLLIKSMRNEMQRVFYIADNEASETAGSEAVLSLLLKAEMEGLFAQTAEQVAEYQYNKELYEEFRKRISAVPTQEILRIQRIQEMNDTQNRSYHPPMKNRIELIREHWAMIPAYRPDAAKERRINEEFRQLEQRSQKILLNDLRDAS; this is encoded by the coding sequence ATGAACAGGAATGCTGATGAACGATCACCAGACCGATTGTTAGAGGAGTTTAAGTATAACGTCAATCGGGAACTTCCCTTCACGAAACAGAGGTTTTACACCTATTTGGTTGCTCTAACCGTACATCTGTCAACGTTATCCATTTTGGGCGTAGCCATCTTTTTCTTTTCAACCAATTCAACATGGCTGGGTATATTTGGTATTGCATTGCTTTCCCTCTGGATCACAATTATATTGCCCTACCGGAAGCGACTTCCGGGCAGGGTGATCTCTAGAGACGAATATCCAGAACTGTATGGAATGATTGACGAGATTGGGGATCGCTTGAACGTTCCACCTGTGGATATGGTCATCATTAGTGAAGAATATAATGCATACAACCTGTATCTCAAAAGAAAAAAGAGAGCACTTGTCCTGGGCATTCCCTTTTTTGCAGCCCTGACGTTACAGGAGAAGATAGCCGCCATCAGTCACCATATGAGTCAATTTGCACATCCGAACATTTCCAACAGTTCATTGGTCGAGAGAGCCATGCATGTACTGAATTCTTGGATTGACACCGTTGATCCACAAGGTAGCGGCCTGTTATATTGGGTGGTGTTTCCACTTATAATACTACGCTTATTGTTATTTGCTGTTATAGGCGGTATCTATGTATTGTTAATCAAAAGCATGCGGAATGAGATGCAGCGAGTATTCTACATCGCAGATAATGAAGCATCGGAGACAGCTGGCAGTGAAGCAGTATTATCTCTATTATTGAAGGCCGAGATGGAAGGTCTTTTTGCACAAACGGCTGAACAGGTTGCGGAATATCAATATAACAAAGAGCTGTATGAGGAGTTTAGAAAACGGATTTCTGCCGTTCCAACTCAGGAAATTCTTCGGATTCAGCGGATACAGGAAATGAATGATACTCAGAACCGTAGTTATCATCCTCCAATGAAAAATCGCATCGAATTGATACGTGAGCACTGGGCGATGATTCCTGCGTATCGGCCGGATGCTGCTAAAGAACGAAGAATCAATGAGGAGTTTCGACAGCTGGAACAGCGTTCCCAGAAAATTCTTCTTAACGATCTAAGGGATGCAAGTTAA